Sequence from the bacterium genome:
GGAAGAGGTTAAGGGCGTCTGTGAAATGTTAGGTTTCGACCCGTTATATATTGCTAACGAAGGGAAACTGGTGGCTTTCGTTCCTGAAAGGGATTGCGCAAAAGTTTTAAATGTTATGAGAAAGAATAGATACGGAAAAGATGCTCAAATAATTGGAACTGTGGTTTCCAGGCACAAAGGGAGAGTTTTAGTAAAGACGAGCGTGGGAGGAGAAAGGGTCTTGGATATGCTTACCGGTGAGCAGCTTCCGCGAATCTGCTAAAATTTTTCCATTGCATCTGAGGCAGAATGGATGGTGTTTATGTTCTTTTAATCTGGGTTAAAAGAAAAAGGAAGATTCGAATAAGTAAATTGGGGCCTCTTGAATTTGCAAGAGGCTTCTATTTTTATGTGGGCAGAGCATTGAATGGGCTGGAGAAAAGAATCAAGAGGCATCTTGAAGAAAAGTAAAAGACATTTCTGGCACATTGATTATTTACTTGAATACTCATAAATTTTGGGTATAATATATGTATTAACATCATATGGAAAGAGTGAATGTAAGATCGCTTTCCATCTGGAGAAGAAATTTAAATCGATTGAAAATTTCGGCTCGAGTGGTTGTAGATACAAGAGCCATCTATTCTTTAAG
This genomic interval carries:
- a CDS encoding DUF123 domain-containing protein — translated: MDGVYVLLIWVKRKRKIRISKLGPLEFARGFYFYVGRALNGLEKRIKRHLEEK